One stretch of Weissella koreensis KACC 15510 DNA includes these proteins:
- the rnz gene encoding ribonuclease Z — MQLEFLGTGAGSPARYRNVTSVALRLLEELNEVWLFDAGEGTQHQMLRSTIRPRKITKIFVTHLHGDHIFGLPGLLSSRSFQGGDDRLDLYGPHGIKQYVETSLRLSQTHLTYRINYHEISDDGGVVFENEKFRVFALPLDHRILSFGYRIVEADHEGELLVDRLKELEVPAGPLYGKLKHGEDITLSDGRIIYAKDVVGKPKIGRIVTILGDTRRTPNIDVLMDQASVVVHESTYGKDEAKLARSYHHSTNLQAAQAATNQHVGRLLLTHISARYPGRLANELAYSAQSVFKNTRVVNDFDVYEIPMGKQDNSGPIKIQIEPDEKEE; from the coding sequence ATGCAATTGGAATTTTTAGGAACGGGAGCTGGTTCTCCTGCACGTTATCGCAACGTGACCAGTGTGGCTTTAAGGCTATTAGAAGAATTAAATGAAGTGTGGTTATTTGATGCAGGCGAAGGAACTCAACATCAGATGCTTCGTTCAACAATTCGGCCACGCAAAATAACCAAAATTTTTGTTACTCATTTACATGGGGATCATATTTTTGGGTTACCAGGATTATTGTCTTCACGCTCTTTTCAAGGCGGTGATGATCGTTTAGATTTGTATGGGCCACATGGGATTAAGCAATATGTTGAAACCAGCTTGAGGCTTTCGCAAACGCACCTAACTTACCGAATTAACTATCATGAAATTAGCGATGACGGTGGAGTAGTTTTTGAGAATGAAAAATTCCGTGTTTTTGCTTTGCCACTTGATCATCGAATTTTATCATTTGGTTATCGTATCGTTGAAGCTGATCATGAAGGTGAATTATTGGTCGATCGATTAAAGGAGTTAGAAGTGCCAGCTGGTCCTCTTTATGGAAAGTTGAAGCATGGTGAAGATATTACTTTGTCGGACGGAAGAATAATTTATGCTAAAGATGTAGTTGGAAAACCTAAAATTGGGCGGATTGTGACGATTCTGGGAGACACGCGAAGGACACCTAATATTGATGTTTTGATGGATCAGGCTTCAGTTGTAGTACATGAATCAACTTATGGCAAAGATGAAGCTAAATTAGCGCGGTCATACCATCACTCAACGAATTTGCAAGCTGCACAAGCAGCTACGAATCAACATGTAGGGCGTTTATTATTGACTCATATTTCAGCGCGTTACCCTGGACGTTTAGCAAATGAATTAGCTTATTCAGCACAATCAGTGTTTAAAAATACACGGGTAGTTAATGATTTTGATGTCTATGAAATTCCGATGGGTAAGCAAGATAACTCGGGACCAATTAAAATTCAAATTGAACCAGATGAAAAAGAGGAATAA
- the recJ gene encoding single-stranded-DNA-specific exonuclease RecJ → MIEPQYQWQLDQLPQDERVSQLQKQIGAQPLIAQLLVSRGYETPEAVQTFLNPTLDDLIDPYELHDMQKAVDRIFSAIDQGEKIVVYGDYDVDGITATTIMVSALEVLGAEVDYYVPNRFKDGYGPNVEVYKNLAEQGMQLLITVDNGISGKAAIETLMQYDVDVIVTDHHELPTELPSALAIVHPQFPEHPYPFTGLSGAGVAFKVASALLDAPADEWLDLAALGTVADVMPLTGENRTIVKLGLANLNEMQRPGIAALLQLAKISVDKLDAKTIGFQIAPRLNAIGRMDDAKLGVQLLLAEAEKPALELAQTIDQANQERKKLVESIAEAALEQAKNQFYSDSVLVLMGENWHEGVLGIVAARILEATGKPTIVLNQTGAIAKGSGRSLAAFDLFSAMDPHRDLYLSFGGHALAAGMTISVDQVPTVRKMLNEAAVEQAFDYQQKKVITLAGNINSRNFNSDFYEQLQLLGPFGEGNPEPVFALELDGVQNVKTMSEGKHLRFTGMDKRQLIPVVAWQKGALANELQGHFKKMTVVGTLDQNTYRGSTSYQLMFKDIEASGSALIDARTTHLTKPMFSKPATYLFFNHNLQKQLTPLISSAGQAMWWEDAFNVTQIDRAIFVDLPHTLDELHQVLAYVEIGSWETIFYTKNPAYLQKIPTRNDFSKFFKFIQQQNYIDLKNQFQAMEQYLNMDELMLKLLIKVFLDAKFVTIEDDFLKKVEKPDNVDLTTMPSYHNFLQKREVEAKLIYSTTAELEQLLNELAQGD, encoded by the coding sequence ATGATTGAACCACAGTATCAGTGGCAGCTTGATCAACTGCCTCAAGATGAGCGGGTGTCTCAATTACAAAAGCAGATTGGAGCACAGCCTTTAATCGCACAATTGTTGGTATCACGAGGATATGAAACGCCAGAGGCAGTTCAAACTTTCTTAAATCCAACTTTGGATGATTTAATTGATCCATACGAGTTACATGACATGCAAAAAGCTGTTGATCGAATTTTTTCGGCCATTGATCAAGGCGAAAAAATTGTTGTTTATGGTGATTATGATGTTGATGGAATTACTGCTACCACAATCATGGTTTCAGCTTTAGAAGTATTGGGAGCTGAAGTTGATTATTATGTTCCAAACCGTTTTAAAGATGGATATGGTCCGAATGTAGAAGTCTATAAAAATTTGGCTGAACAGGGGATGCAACTACTGATTACAGTGGATAACGGAATTAGTGGTAAAGCAGCGATTGAAACGTTGATGCAATATGATGTTGATGTGATTGTAACGGATCATCATGAACTTCCTACTGAATTGCCGTCAGCTTTAGCTATTGTACATCCGCAATTTCCAGAACATCCATATCCTTTTACTGGCTTATCAGGAGCTGGAGTAGCCTTTAAGGTTGCCTCTGCTTTATTAGATGCTCCAGCAGATGAATGGCTAGATTTGGCAGCTTTAGGAACGGTTGCTGATGTAATGCCGCTAACGGGTGAAAATCGAACCATCGTTAAACTGGGCCTAGCTAATCTCAATGAGATGCAACGTCCTGGAATCGCGGCGTTACTTCAGCTAGCTAAAATATCAGTTGATAAATTAGATGCTAAAACAATTGGCTTTCAAATCGCCCCCCGTTTAAATGCGATTGGTCGAATGGATGATGCTAAGCTCGGGGTACAACTATTATTAGCTGAAGCTGAGAAACCGGCGTTAGAATTGGCTCAGACCATTGATCAAGCTAATCAAGAACGCAAAAAATTAGTTGAATCGATCGCTGAAGCTGCTTTAGAACAAGCTAAAAACCAATTTTATTCAGATTCAGTTTTGGTATTAATGGGTGAAAACTGGCACGAGGGTGTACTAGGAATTGTTGCGGCTCGGATATTAGAGGCAACTGGTAAGCCAACGATTGTCCTAAATCAAACAGGCGCAATCGCTAAAGGATCAGGCCGTTCACTTGCTGCTTTCGATTTGTTTTCGGCGATGGATCCTCATCGTGATTTGTATTTGAGTTTTGGAGGACATGCTTTAGCCGCGGGGATGACCATCTCGGTGGACCAAGTTCCTACTGTTCGTAAAATGCTAAATGAAGCCGCGGTTGAACAAGCATTTGATTACCAGCAAAAAAAGGTTATAACATTAGCTGGTAACATTAATAGTAGAAATTTCAATTCTGATTTTTATGAACAATTACAACTACTTGGCCCGTTTGGGGAAGGTAACCCAGAACCAGTTTTTGCATTGGAATTAGATGGTGTTCAGAATGTCAAAACGATGTCAGAGGGTAAACATTTACGATTTACAGGGATGGATAAGCGACAATTGATTCCTGTAGTGGCATGGCAAAAAGGCGCCCTGGCAAATGAATTACAAGGCCATTTTAAGAAAATGACGGTTGTTGGAACCTTAGATCAAAATACATATCGAGGATCAACCAGCTATCAATTAATGTTTAAAGATATTGAAGCTTCTGGGTCAGCATTGATTGATGCAAGGACTACACATTTAACTAAGCCCATGTTTAGCAAGCCTGCTACTTACTTGTTTTTTAATCATAATCTACAAAAACAATTGACTCCTTTAATTTCAAGTGCTGGGCAAGCGATGTGGTGGGAAGATGCTTTCAATGTAACACAAATTGATCGGGCCATTTTTGTCGATTTACCACACACTTTAGATGAATTACATCAAGTTTTGGCATATGTCGAAATTGGTAGCTGGGAAACGATTTTTTATACTAAAAATCCTGCCTATTTACAAAAAATTCCAACTCGAAATGATTTTTCGAAATTCTTCAAATTTATTCAGCAACAAAATTATATCGATCTTAAAAATCAATTTCAGGCGATGGAACAATATTTAAATATGGACGAATTAATGTTGAAATTGTTAATTAAAGTGTTTTTGGACGCAAAATTTGTTACAATTGAAGACGATTTCTTAAAAAAAGTAGAAAAACCGGATAATGTTGATTTAACAACTATGCCGTCTTATCATAATTTTTTACAAAAAAGGGAAGTGGAAGCTAAATTAATTTATAGTACCACGGCCGAATTAGAACAATTGCTAAATGAATTAGCACAAGGTGATTAA
- a CDS encoding adenine phosphoribosyltransferase encodes MTMDLHEYIASIPDFPKPGITFRDITPLLADTKAFKFTIHELAAYAKEKGATVIVAPESRGFLLGTPMAFELGVGFVPARKPGKLPRGTVSESYTLEYGSATLEMNSDSIKPGDKVVVVDDLLATGGTIAATNKLIERLGGEVVGLAFLIELTELQGREVLKDYDIKTLLTYEGE; translated from the coding sequence ATGACAATGGACTTGCATGAATATATTGCATCTATTCCCGATTTCCCAAAACCAGGAATAACTTTTCGAGATATTACCCCTTTGTTAGCTGATACTAAGGCTTTCAAATTTACAATACATGAATTAGCCGCTTATGCTAAAGAAAAAGGAGCAACCGTAATTGTTGCTCCAGAATCTCGAGGCTTTTTGTTGGGAACCCCAATGGCTTTTGAATTAGGGGTTGGATTTGTTCCAGCTCGTAAGCCTGGAAAATTACCACGTGGAACGGTTTCAGAGAGTTATACTTTAGAATATGGTTCAGCAACCTTGGAGATGAACTCTGACTCGATTAAGCCAGGGGATAAAGTCGTGGTTGTTGATGACTTATTGGCAACTGGTGGTACTATCGCAGCAACTAATAAGTTAATTGAACGTTTGGGGGGTGAAGTGGTAGGTTTAGCTTTCCTCATTGAACTAACTGAATTGCAAGGCCGTGAAGTCCTCAAGGATTACGATATTAAGACCTTGTTAACTTATGAAGGTGAATAA
- a CDS encoding DUF896 domain-containing protein, translating into MSEDNHMLAVRERINELAAKAKTPAGLTKEEMEERRALRAEFLENFRSSFRSQVEMLQVFDKDGKEVTPDKVKNIQREKGLRDN; encoded by the coding sequence ATGAGTGAAGATAATCATATGTTAGCAGTGCGCGAAAGAATTAATGAATTAGCAGCTAAGGCTAAAACCCCCGCAGGATTAACGAAGGAAGAAATGGAAGAACGACGGGCTTTACGGGCTGAATTTTTAGAAAATTTCCGGTCATCGTTCCGTTCTCAAGTGGAAATGTTACAAGTCTTTGATAAAGATGGTAAAGAAGTCACTCCCGATAAAGTTAAAAATATTCAACGCGAAAAAGGCTTACGTGATAACTAG
- a CDS encoding YneF family protein — protein MSTSIWIVIVVIALIVGAVFGFFMARRSMETYLKKNPPISEEMMKSMMTSMGQKPSQKKLAQMMAQMKNQQK, from the coding sequence ATGAGTACGTCAATTTGGATCGTTATTGTTGTTATTGCATTAATTGTAGGAGCCGTTTTTGGTTTCTTCATGGCACGTCGTTCGATGGAAACTTATTTGAAGAAGAATCCACCAATTTCTGAAGAAATGATGAAGTCTATGATGACTTCAATGGGTCAAAAGCCTTCACAAAAGAAATTGGCTCAAATGATGGCTCAAATGAAAAACCAACAAAAATAA